ATGGTAAGCCAGTGGAAAAAATGCATGCAAAAGTTTCAGTTAAATATGTCGATATCATGTTCGTTAGAGATTGGTTACAGGCTGAGTTTATGCTCAGCGTTACTTCTGAACCTTGAAatgaatttctgtttttctgtccattccaggggagaaggaggaactAACTCTTACTGCCGATCGTCTGATGGGCAGGACATTAGCTGTTAAGGTATGCGTGGACACAATTCGAAATGCCCAACAAGATGATGCGCTGAAGAAAGCCACAGCTCTGATTGATGAAATCGCTGCCAAAGTGCTCGATGACATAGAGGGTGCCCGTAAAAAGTTGGAGGCTTTTCACGCGGCCTGCATAACTGAGGCACCGCCGGTGCCCATTGATCAGAAATTTCAGAGCATCGTGATAAGTTGTGCCTTAGATGATCAGAAGAAAATCAAGAGACGACTCGAGACTCTTATCAGAAACATAGACaatgcagagaaaaacattaaaataatggaTAATCAGAAAGTGGATGATTCGAACAAAGTGAATGGCAAATAATTATtgaactgtgactgtaactggcatgtttttaaaatttgagtAAATTCGTATGCTTTGTTACACAAGTGACCAGGGTGTGCCATAAGAGCAGAGGATTTGTAAATTATTCATGTGCTAAACTTTACACTTGTCATCATCCTGAGGCTGACAAACGGTTTTggtgaaatggaaaacaaatactGTCCACTTAAAGCCATGTTAGGTCAACTGTGCTCCGATACAACATGGTTTAATAAGAGCGTGTTATAGTGGTATAGGCCTACGTATTGTAATGTGACGACTTAGGTCGGTgaaaaaaagttcacatttaaaGAACATCTGTAGAGAGGTATGGATCCACATGCGGTCTCTCAAGATTGGCTGCACTGCCAAAACAATAGGCTACATCGCCAACAATCAACAAGCCTCAGTGAATCCTAATTGAACGGTTCGCAGTTACGGTGCACGAGCACAGTAAAATCATTCGTGCACTCTAACAACATTCCATCAGACAGCTCATAAATCAGGATTAGCATATAGTAATTGTTTTCACTAAACATTTCATAGTAGTTGCATGTTGTCTTATTTTTCATGGAAAATTCAGGTTAGAACAAATAAGACGTTTGTCATCTCACATGCATGAAAATTCCTCATGGGAGCGTGAGGTGAGCCACTCACCAGTCAGACGAGGAGAGAATGAATCTACTCCAGGCACTGTGGCCATGGAAAAAATTTGAAAGGAGTCGTAGAACATCTCCCCAGTTTTTATCATCTACATTTAGAATCACAGAGGTGTTGAGGAAAATAGGGAGTGACTACTTGTCAGAAATATGAGAGACCTCCCATTTTCTATACTTCAAATTCCAGTCTTAGAAGATATTTTAGTTTAAGTACATTTCAAGAACATATATGTCACTCTTAGTCGAGATGCTTTAAATGAATTAGGCTTATTATGTTGT
This sequence is a window from Chanos chanos chromosome 4, fChaCha1.1, whole genome shotgun sequence. Protein-coding genes within it:
- the bag2 gene encoding BAG family molecular chaperone regulator 2; protein product: MAQAKIHAKMNDAAKGSMFSRSMSMADRAGRLLESLDQLELRVEALREAATAMEQEKECLLEMIQSIQNSQEMRSICDGEKEELTLTADRLMGRTLAVKVCVDTIRNAQQDDALKKATALIDEIAAKVLDDIEGARKKLEAFHAACITEAPPVPIDQKFQSIVISCALDDQKKIKRRLETLIRNIDNAEKNIKIMDNQKVDDSNKVNGK